A window of Microcystis aeruginosa FD4 contains these coding sequences:
- a CDS encoding type II toxin-antitoxin system PemK/MazF family toxin — translation MSVFYKKGDVVYAPFPYQDNTEEEKERPVLILAPVLEGKGFICAYITSNSNKRSGMIEIKRRDFKEGHLDDEYKASYVKPDRISTLDRELFRRKCGTLRDEVVDKIIQTLIELLQKPPQSPPSPKSIERPPKPKKKNF, via the coding sequence GTGTCCGTTTTTTATAAAAAAGGAGATGTGGTATATGCTCCCTTTCCCTATCAGGATAATACAGAAGAAGAGAAAGAAAGGCCTGTTCTAATCCTCGCTCCTGTATTAGAGGGAAAAGGGTTTATCTGCGCTTACATAACTAGCAATTCTAATAAAAGATCGGGGATGATCGAAATTAAGCGGAGGGATTTTAAAGAAGGACATCTAGATGATGAATACAAAGCTTCTTATGTTAAACCGGACCGCATATCCACACTTGATAGAGAATTATTTAGAAGAAAATGCGGGACTTTGAGAGATGAAGTCGTAGATAAAATTATTCAAACTCTTATTGAATTATTGCAAAAACCGCCTCAATCACCTCCCTCCCCTAAAAGTATAGAACGGCCTCCTAAACCTAAAAAGAAGAATTTTTAA
- a CDS encoding FAD/NAD(P)-binding protein — translation MSYIDRNQFSATFDIAIIGGGFSGSLVTANLLRDTGTPLSIALIERRKPLGTGIAYGTRDSGHLLNIPAGKMSAFEDDPEHFLHWLADNGYRSIDPASFVPRLVYGKYIRSILEEARDNAIADHRLETFTDAAIDLVLDGEKATITLKGGKKISAAKVVLALGNFPATVPQPLASLNSLSLRDAWETETLTELKPDGTMLLVGTGLTMVDMVVSLAQRGFTGKIHAVSRHGLLPRSHRPTDPYPPFLTLETAPKTARGLLRRIRAEVKSAESQGHDWRAVLNALRPISQGLWHSLPIAERARFLRHLKAYWEVLRHRVADEIAGILDQAVESGQLTYHAGRIETAEDKNGCVEVTIRQRGTGNLLNLPVDRIINCTGAGNDYATITDPLVVHLRQRGLIRPHPLNCGIETADNGAILRPDGTASPTLYTLGNPRKGDLWETTAIPELRLQAAELARELLRSLKERISLPAAYSIAFRPAAPIFRQLFDRESSTYTYLIADSGTGEAILIDPVLEQVDRDRQILWQLGLNLGYTMETHVHADHITGAHRLRELTNCSILVPENAEVSDIDGYVRDGDIWIVAGQQLKAIATPGHTDSHIAYLIDEKRLLTGDALLIRGCGRTDFQNGSPEVLYKTVTEKLFTLPDDTLVYPCHDYLGRTVSSIGEEKHWNPRFAGRDREDFVELMNNLNLPYPKKMTAALSANARGGKVVFVMDYQI, via the coding sequence ATGAGCTACATTGACCGGAATCAATTTTCTGCAACTTTCGACATCGCCATTATCGGGGGAGGATTTAGTGGCTCCCTCGTGACAGCGAACCTGTTGCGCGACACAGGGACTCCATTATCGATCGCCCTGATCGAGCGCCGAAAACCCCTCGGTACGGGGATCGCCTACGGAACGCGAGACAGCGGCCACCTGCTCAATATTCCCGCAGGCAAAATGAGCGCCTTCGAGGACGATCCCGAACATTTCCTCCACTGGTTAGCGGATAACGGCTATCGATCGATCGATCCGGCCAGCTTCGTACCGCGTCTAGTGTACGGCAAATACATCCGATCGATCCTAGAAGAAGCGCGCGACAACGCCATTGCCGATCACCGTCTGGAAACATTTACCGATGCGGCGATCGATCTGGTACTCGACGGGGAAAAAGCGACGATTACCCTCAAAGGAGGCAAGAAAATCAGTGCCGCTAAAGTAGTTCTGGCGCTGGGCAATTTTCCCGCAACGGTTCCCCAACCCCTCGCGTCTCTCAATTCCCTCTCTCTCCGCGACGCTTGGGAGACGGAGACACTCACCGAGCTAAAACCCGACGGGACGATGCTGCTGGTCGGTACGGGGTTAACGATGGTGGATATGGTGGTTTCCCTGGCACAAAGGGGATTCACGGGCAAAATCCACGCGGTTTCCCGTCATGGCCTGCTCCCCCGATCGCACCGACCCACCGATCCCTATCCCCCGTTCCTTACCCTCGAAACCGCACCCAAGACCGCGCGGGGACTCCTAAGGCGAATTCGCGCGGAGGTAAAAAGCGCAGAGAGTCAAGGTCACGACTGGCGCGCCGTTTTAAACGCCTTACGTCCTATATCTCAAGGTCTATGGCATTCTCTGCCGATAGCCGAACGCGCCAGATTTCTACGCCACCTGAAAGCCTATTGGGAGGTTCTTCGCCATCGCGTCGCCGATGAGATCGCCGGTATCCTCGATCAGGCCGTAGAATCGGGACAATTAACCTATCATGCGGGAAGAATTGAAACTGCTGAGGATAAAAACGGCTGTGTAGAGGTTACTATCCGTCAACGGGGAACGGGAAACCTGTTAAACCTACCGGTCGATCGAATCATTAACTGTACCGGCGCGGGTAACGATTACGCGACCATAACCGATCCCCTCGTCGTTCATCTTCGCCAACGGGGGTTAATCCGTCCCCATCCTTTGAATTGTGGCATCGAAACCGCGGACAACGGGGCGATTCTCAGGCCAGACGGTACGGCATCGCCAACGCTCTACACCTTGGGAAATCCCCGCAAAGGTGATCTCTGGGAAACCACCGCCATTCCCGAACTGCGTTTACAGGCGGCCGAACTGGCCCGGGAGTTGTTGCGATCGCTGAAAGAGAGAATTTCTCTCCCCGCGGCCTACTCGATCGCATTCCGGCCGGCAGCGCCGATTTTCCGTCAGCTTTTTGATAGGGAATCGAGTACCTACACCTATCTGATCGCTGATTCGGGTACGGGGGAGGCGATTTTAATCGATCCGGTCCTCGAACAGGTTGATCGCGATCGGCAGATTCTTTGGCAGTTGGGGTTAAACCTAGGCTACACCATGGAAACCCATGTCCACGCCGACCATATCACCGGAGCGCACCGCTTACGGGAGTTAACCAACTGTTCGATCCTCGTTCCCGAAAACGCCGAAGTGAGCGATATCGATGGTTATGTACGCGATGGCGACATCTGGATTGTGGCAGGTCAGCAGCTAAAAGCGATCGCCACTCCGGGCCACACCGATAGTCATATAGCCTATCTCATCGATGAAAAACGCCTATTAACGGGGGATGCACTCTTAATTCGCGGTTGCGGTCGTACCGATTTTCAGAACGGTTCGCCGGAGGTGTTATACAAGACGGTAACGGAGAAGTTGTTCACCCTCCCCGACGATACGCTAGTTTACCCCTGTCACGATTATCTGGGCAGAACGGTCTCCTCGATCGGTGAGGAAAAGCACTGGAATCCCCGTTTCGCTGGCCGCGACCGCGAGGATTTCGTGGAGTTGATGAATAATCTCAATCTCCCCTATCCCAAGAAGATGACTGCGGCCTTAAGTGCCAACGCACGGGGGGGTAAGGTGGTTTTCGTCATGGATTATCAGATTTAG
- a CDS encoding cadmium resistance transporter yields the protein MNWLVTLLITSVTSFVATNLDDLMVLMLFFSRLNANFRPRHLIVGQYLGFTLILLASSLGLLFGLLVSKEWIGLLGFIPLIIGIKQLLSRENEDYIQEVREDVNYSKNRSFVPRFPSQTYYVAAVTVANGGDNIGIYTSLFANNSPMRVLIIMIVFYLMMGIWCILGYFLITHPRIAKVVTNYGHKISPFIYISLGIYILVDSRSYRLFLMS from the coding sequence ATGAATTGGTTAGTAACCCTTTTAATTACTAGCGTGACGAGTTTTGTAGCCACAAATCTTGATGATCTGATGGTGCTAATGTTGTTTTTCTCGCGACTTAATGCTAATTTTCGACCTCGACACCTGATTGTTGGTCAATACCTCGGTTTTACCCTGATTCTCCTAGCTAGTTCCCTCGGTTTACTATTTGGGTTACTGGTGTCTAAAGAATGGATTGGTCTATTAGGATTTATACCTTTGATTATCGGCATTAAACAACTTTTGTCAAGGGAAAATGAGGATTACATTCAAGAAGTAAGAGAAGATGTTAATTATTCTAAAAATCGCTCCTTTGTTCCTCGTTTTCCCTCCCAAACCTATTACGTTGCTGCCGTGACCGTGGCTAATGGTGGTGATAATATTGGTATCTATACCTCTCTTTTTGCCAATAATTCCCCGATGCGCGTCTTAATTATCATGATAGTTTTTTATCTCATGATGGGGATTTGGTGCATCCTAGGCTATTTTTTGATTACCCATCCCAGGATAGCTAAAGTGGTTACAAACTACGGACATAAAATTAGTCCTTTTATCTATATTTCTCTAGGGATTTATATATTAGTTGACAGCCGATCCTATCGTTTATTTTTAATGTCTTAA
- a CDS encoding Crp/Fnr family transcriptional regulator — protein sequence MTLTYQPSTPHRWHFDNRAILPLRNPNFWKIESGVVKTSTWLEDGTLIVLGLWGPGNFVGKTLERVNPYQVECITPVQAVSFSTVESYQMAEILLSHLQQAQELSIIRSYKRTDIMVVKLLSWLGNQFGKQTGTGQLIDVRLTHQDIADLLGTTRVTITRALNSLEQQGAVERLPVHRLLLREEDIWHYEI from the coding sequence GGGCGATTTTGCCCCTTAGAAACCCTAATTTCTGGAAAATCGAGAGTGGAGTCGTAAAAACCTCCACCTGGTTAGAAGATGGAACCCTGATCGTCTTGGGATTGTGGGGACCCGGCAATTTTGTTGGCAAAACCCTAGAGAGAGTCAATCCCTATCAAGTTGAGTGCATCACTCCTGTGCAAGCAGTTTCCTTTTCCACAGTTGAGAGTTATCAAATGGCAGAAATTCTGCTGTCTCATCTTCAGCAAGCACAAGAACTAAGTATTATTCGTAGCTACAAACGTACTGATATTATGGTTGTGAAATTACTGTCATGGTTAGGTAATCAATTTGGTAAACAAACTGGTACTGGACAATTAATTGATGTGCGTCTAACTCATCAGGATATCGCTGACTTATTAGGAACCACTAGAGTCACAATTACCCGCGCACTTAATAGTCTAGAACAACAGGGGGCCGTGGAACGTCTTCCCGTCCATCGTCTTCTTTTACGAGAGGAGGACATCTGGCACTACGAGATTTAG